The region ATTCTATGCCAACTCTTTCTGTTTATAATGGGCTTTATTTTCCACAAAAACCAAATGAATTGGATTTATTTTCGCTTGAGGAGAGACTTATAGCACCTCGTATCCCATTTATGTAGATAAGAGAATTACCTAGAGGGCGTCAACTGTCATTAAAAGGCAATGTTGTTAATGTACCttgtgatatttcagaaaccATCTGCAGTTTACCTAGGAATTGGACTGATACACAAACACTCCATGTTCAATTTAAAAGACGCAATGAATACAAATCTACTGTTCATTCAGAAAATGTCAGACCTGCCAAAATACAAGCTGCATTTCAATGGCTAATGGAAAACAGTTTATTGTACATGAGTTTAGAAATACAGTACAATCCTGATTGGTTTGACGTTGAAAACACTGAAGTAAAAGAATACCTTGAAGAACATGCTGACActaataattctgaaaatggAATAACTGATATATTGTCACCTGACAATAAATCTAAAGAGACTGATGGTGacaaattttgtgaaattgatGATACACAGAATAATACTGGCAATTTAGGTACTTTGCTTATTGATGAAAGTGatagaataatatcatttgCTCCTGGTCAGAATCAAATCCCTTTAAGTATTTTCAAGGATGACTTTGCTGAGGAATTGGCTTTCCCAACAATATTCTGTGGTCAGAAGAGGCTTCCGAATACAGCAAGAATAAAACCTGTACATTATAGCCAGATTTGTAAGTGGGAACTGTGCAATGTCGATAGGAGAGCTGCCATGTCCGTGccaaatctttttttcaaaacatgtAAATTGCAATTGCAACAAGTGTCTGGAAAGGTATCATTTGCAGTACGCCGATTCAAAACTAAGGGCAAGACTCTCAAAGCTGGTGATCTTTGCAAGGAATCTGGTCATGATAATTTTGTGAATTTGGATGATGGGtactatattttcaaaacactAAGAAATTCTCCAGCTTATTTAGAGTCAAAAAAGAAACATGTTTTTGCTATGATACGTCAGCTAGGTCTACCTACATGGTTTATTAGTCTAAGTGCCGCAGATACAAAATGGGTTgatctattgaaaattcttgGGAAATTAATTGACAAAACTGATTATTctgataatgatattgaaGCCATGGACTGGCAACAACGTTCGCGACTTATTAAATCTGATCCTGTTACTTGTGCTAGATTCTTTGACCACAGAGTTCACAATTTTATTGAACATGTTTTAAAGAGTGCACATAATCCAATTGGGGAGATTCAAGATATGTTTTATAGAATAGAAATGCAACAGCGAGGCTCAGCTCACATTCACATGATTGTGTGGATTAAAGATGCACCTAAGTTTGGAGAACAATCTAATGAAGAAATTGCTACATGGCTTGATCAATTTGTCTCATGTACTAGTAATGTGTTGGAATTTGATAAAGAATTTGTGAATCTCCAAAAACATAAACATTCCAAGACATGTAAAAAGTATAACAAACCCATTTGCAGGTTTTGTTTTCCATTAGCCCCTATGTCACACACTACAATTCTTGAACCATTTGAAGTTAgtaaagataaagaagaaaaagCCAGATTAGACGAATTGCATCTGAAAGTCACCAACCTTCTTAATGAAGATAAAGAAGGATTAAACAtgtcattttcagaatttttatcaaaacttGAGCTCGATAATGAAACATACCTTAAGGTAATTTCTAGTAAATTGAAAACAGCAAAGGTTTTCCTCAAGAGAGATCCTTGTGATATAAGAATAAATCCatattttaagaaaattatcTCTGCCTGGCAAGCTAATCATGATTTACAGTTCGTTTTGGACCCATATGCAACTGCAATGTATATCGTCTCGTACATaaataaatcccaaaaaggtATGAGTCCACTCATGGAACGAGCTTGTAAAGAAGCCAAAGAAGGAAATATGGATATCCGTCAAAAAGTAAGACATATAGgcaataaattcttaaatagTGTTGAAGTTTGTGCTCAAGAGGCTGCCTATTTAACCCTTGGTTTACCACTGACTAAGTCAACCCGTGCTGTTGTCTTCATAAATACGTCACCTGCAGATGAGCGCACATATTTGTTGAAATCTATGGAAGATCTAGAACATTtagatccatcatcttcagatatAAGCTATAGTAATATCATGACAGATACAGTAAGCGCCCAAAAGCACTTGAAAACTGGTGCCTTGCAGATTACGCTTCACAACTTAACATCACCTATCCTAAAAAAAACAGACCACAGCCAATGACTATGAATCAAATTTATACGAGGATGAAGAGCAAGAATATATGGGCAATGAAGAGGATTTCAATGAAACTGAAAATGATCTGACCGAACGTCTCAAAAAAAAGTGTGCAAATGGCATGACAATTGTACAACGAAAACCTGGTAATTACAGAGTAATAAGATATGttaattataatttaaaaactaataaagaagaattttacAGGGAAAAATTAATGTTGTATATTCCATGGCACAATGAAGATGTTGATATTATCCAAAAACAGTCCTTCCCATGAAGACCAGTTTAACCAAGTAAAAAGTATCATAGCAAATAAGCTAAAACAATATGCTCGGTTTTCCGATATAACCAATGAAGAAATGTAACATTCTGATAATTTAAACATGGAGGTTTATGATGAATTGGCACCAAACTGTCAACAGGATAATGCAGAAACTGAATGTGATACATCAACTGTTCAAACAGAATACTTGTATTTTGATCCTGATCGTCCTTTAAATCAAATGGATCATGATATTGCTCATGACTTATCACTTAACACTAGTAGATATACAAACACTGTCATTGAACAGCAAGCTGTGTGTTCTAAAGAGATTTTGCTACAAAAACTTAGGCTTTTAAATATTAAACAAAGGGAATTCTTTACTCATGTGCTCCATTCTATAAAGATCAATAATGAACCTACTTATGCTCTCCTTACAGGTGGTGCTGGTGTTGGTAAATCTGTAGTTATCCATGCCTTATATCAGTCCTTACAACGATATCTATGCTCTTCTACTGGTCAGGACTTCACTAACATGAGGATTCTGTTGTGTGCCCCTATAGGTAATGCTGCGTTTAATATAAAAGGAGTCACATTACACAAAGCTTTTGCTTTACCCGTCAGTCAGGGTAAAATCAAAGATCTGTCTCCAGATGTCCTTAATACATATGCTATGAAGTATAAAGATCtatcagtaataataattgatgaaatttcaatggtcggtaacaaaattttcaataatattaatagGCGGTTACAACAAATCAAAGGAAACAAATCTGATTTCGGTGGTGTTTCATTAATTGTTGTTGGTGATTTATTTCAGTTACAACCTGTTTTTGATGACTGGATATTTAATGATCTTAAAGATATGTATGGACCTCTCGCTACAAACTTATGGCAGAAACATTTCTTCATGTATGAACTTACAGACATCATGCGTCAGAAAGATGACCAAGAATTTGCTTTCCTACTCAATAGAATAAGAGAAGGTGAACATACACAGGCCGATGTAAATCTCATCAAAACTCGAATTATCGAGCCAACTCAATGGTCAAAATCTCGTGAATTGCCCCACCTTTGTGCTCTTAATAGAGATGTTGCTTGTCACAATTCACAGACTTTTGAAATGGCCACTGGCCAAAAGGTAATAATTCATGCGATTGATGCAGTCCAAGGAAATATTAACTCAGATACTAAGGCCCGTATCTTAAAAAAACTATCCTCGCCCTCTGAgaataacaacaacaaaactgCTGGATTGCACACTGAAGTTAAATTAGCAGTTGGTTTGCTGTACTCTATTACCGTGAATCTAGCTGTTGAAGATGGCCTTACTAATGGTGTCACCTGTACCCTAAAACATATTGATTATCATATGCAAAACAGCAATCGTTCAAGTATTCTCTGGGTTCTTTTTTATGATCAACAAATTGGCATAATGCAACGAACTAAATACAGTATGTTTAAGTCTAATGTGGCAGAAAATACTTGGACTCCAATTTTTGATACTAAACGTTCCTTCCAGTTTTCATACAGTCAATCTACAGGTGGATTATCAGTAATTAGAATACAATTTCCCCTTGCACAAGCTGCTGCAAGGTCAGTTCATAAAGCCCAGGGAAGTACTCTATCTGAAGTCTGTTTGGATTTAAATTCAAGAAGAAAATGGACCCATTTACATTATGTTGCTCTTAGTCGCGTCACTAAATTATCTGGACTCCATCTCaaagattttgatgaatctAAAATTGCTGTGTCTTCAGATACCATTTTGCAGATGGAAACTTTGAGAAGAGAAAAGTTGATTAAATTAACTTACACTCCAGTTTACAAATTACCAGTCTTTAAGTTAATTTTCCATAATGCGCTGTGAATGCATTTACATTATAAAAAGACATTATCAAGGATCAAAATTTCCAAGCAGCCCACATCATTGGTTTTGCCGAATCAAGACTTCAATCCAACCAaatttatgaaatagaaaatcatttatttcatcaaaataaaagcTGTAATGCTTATCATGGTATTACTACATATATTCACCGTGATATCCCTTTCTCAATACAATCTGTATATAATACACCTGAGTTAGAATATACATTTTTTATTGCCACCTTTAATTCTATCACTTATCAGTTAGTTTTCCTGTATAAATCACCAAAAACTCAAACTTCTGTATTGAAACAGCTTATTATGGCTGATGGTGGACTAGCTACAATGTTACAAATTAACTTACCTTTTATCATCCTTGgtgatttcaatgaaaatgttcTTAATGATGAGAAACCCATAACTAAGTTCTTGACCTCAATATTTTACTGTACCCAACATGTGAAACAGCCTACTACCGATTATAATACTGCcatagatttaattttttcaaatataatagaTTTAAATACTGATTTTCTAGAGTGCCCTTGGTCTGACCACAAAGCACTTATTGCCCATGTCCCAGTAGACAATTAAGCTAATTAAATAGACAGGTAATCAATCAGATCACCTTACCAACCAAAATTTCTCCAAAGACAAATTGACCCATTTCCTTGGACCCAGCTTTAATCATCTAGTGTGCATGCAAATTGAGGATTCGAGGTGTGTGATGTTTGAATGCAATCAGGGAAGTGTAATGACTAGggataaatacatgtattctgATTTCCAGGATCTGAAGATACAGACACTGGGGATTATAGGCTGGTGAACTATTGTGCTAGTTGCCACATTGTTATATTGTACACAGATTTTTTTGCTCAGCTGATGACATGTTTAacaggtcattcatttattacgtacgcattaggggaggggtaagtgcaattgcgtactgtaatgcttattttatatgaaacaaatggccgattttgcgtacaggtggggggggggggtagggggtttgaaaattcaaatttgatgcgtacgtaataaatgaatgatccctaagtGGTACTAAGTAGTTTAATTATGGTTTTTAGGGtaattgaatgaataattaaGTTATTTGGTTGGCTTGGTAGTAATGTGGTTAACATGGGTATACGGAAGAAATGCCACCAGCAGAAATGCCACCGGAAAAAATGCCACAAAATTTCGAAACATAGGAAAAAATGCCACTTTTTGTATAGCAGGAAAAAATAGAGATATTTACATACATAGATTTAAGTTGACTGCATTAATTATCAGTCATTTATCACTGATCTCtttctattgaatttcaaactaACTATTGTATCTGGCTGTATTTCAGTACCCCTAAGTTTCCCgctttaaagtttctttagtTTGTGTCTGATTTTATGTTGTAAATTAACCCTACCTTGTACTATTTTACCTTAGTGCCCCCTAGTCTACTAtgcttgaaatttttttagtTTATAACTGCCTTTATATTGCCCCCCTGTTTATATCATTATAAAATATGCAAAATACTATGTACATCACTTgttaaacaaaatattgttAGACTATTCTTagttaaaatcaaattcataatcaatatcagTATTTAGTATTTAGTATTTAGTACTAGCTGCACCATTTGACTTCCTACAATCTTATGTTAAATGTGTAATTTTAGTGTGCTTCACACCATgtaattattcaatataagaTTAGTCATAAATGTTGAAAACATAGAATAAGCTAGGGCCACTCCACTTAACATTCCCCATCTAGCCAGTGACCATCTTTCAGTATTATAACATTTTATGGTGATTTACTTGCTTTGAGTTTCACTCATTCGCTTTCTTTTTTCAGCTCAGGCTTCTATGTAAACTCCCTGTTCTCTAATATATGTACCTACTgttgtaatacattaatgTAAatgtataagtattataaagaATGTATCAAACCAGACATTGCATTTTATTGTGTCACATAATTTCTGTCTGATTCATAAAAAGGAAATATTACCAACTGGCCATATTGGGGCTTCATTAGAATTATATTCTGTCCATTTTTGTTaacaaaaatagattttttgattatttacaatattttttaaacagtttaaaatcaaataaaacacaAAAGCAATCAATACAGTTCCTCATAgttgttcattattttcttcttGATGTGCGGTATGTAAATTTAAGAAAGTCCATGTTAAgaatttgatttcttgttgtatatggtcaccagggggcattgaattgCAGAATAACtaagtatttccatattatgttggtacctaggcatatgtggtgagtttcaaggtcattggtttcagtatatgttcaccaggggcattgaatattgaaattgacagattgttgagcatttcaaagcacttcccaagtgggcatggtgtccctggacccctagttcagGGAGGGCCTGGGGTAGAaacttctatttcttcaaatagCAAATACTCTTACAGTTCTAGTCAGACCGATTCAAAATTAATTGTGAATGCTTTATGGGCCAGGAACAGCCAAGTTTTATAGATTTGGGAGAAGTTCTTTATCAATAGTAGGGTTTTTTCTTACAGAAAAATCAACTCCACAGAAAACTTAGGGTCAGGGCAACGGCAAAAGGgtcaacatgaaaatatcataagAGGAGGATAGCTATCGACTATTACAGGAGATTTAAGATGTGAAGTCTGTCAAATCCCTCCTGGAAACCATATGCTACCTAAATGCATGTACACCCCCAAAAGTACCGTCTTGAGGAGAGTCTCCTGTATTTTATATCTTCATTCATCATCACAACGGAATGAAATTACCCGACAGGCTGCTTGTTTTGTTGTACTATTATCCAGATACATGTCTGTCAAATCTAGAAAATCATATCCTTTCAAGCATTAGTGCATCCTATTTCTCCATTACAGAGTTGTAGGTTCACTACTCAAGAGGAAGTAATGGCCTCATGCAATGACATGATAATACAATGATATACTaaacatttcatatatttacaGCGTTAACCAGTCCAACAACATTAATGACAGATCCTCCGTAACCATCAACAGAGACTTTATTACCTGAACCTACATCATGGACAAaaccatcatcatcttcatctgtTAGTTAGTCAACATCTAGTAAAGTGTTGAATTTTAGATTGACAAATAAGGTCCTATATAAATGTTTTACTGTATAAATGttaataattttcaaaaactgtataaatgttaaaaattttcaaattacgcAATCGACTTGTCAGCTTGACAGGTTGCCTGTACCATTGTGCACCACCTGCAATCGCTGAAATAATGTACATAGAACTATTTAAAGGGacgattcaaatcaattatcaacgtGCTTCCGATTATCTTTCTTGTCCTTGCTAACTTTCCGTTGAAGACGGCTAGTATTGTaagaactttaaaaaaatcaatattatcagTGGCCGTGACACAAATCTATTGCGTGCGATCAGGACGTGGAGCCATCCTTTCTAGACGCGACGGTTATAAACATCAGAATTTATCAGGTCGATTAGAATACGTAGGTTTACGTAGCTACGTAAATTTACGCTCTGTACGTAGACTAACGTATTTAGCAAAACGACTGTTTGCAAGTTTTCACCGAGTAAAACGCCGACAGATTTTGTTCAGATCCTAACTCCAATTGCATGTAAAGGTATTCCAGGGTGTTAAGAATTGAGGAGAATAATATGAAGACAATCATTCTTTAAATGTCTTTGGGCCTGCAACCAGCTTTTGGGATCGTTAAATCGCCAAATTGCTAGGGTAACAGCACTTGCTGgctttacatttttttgcAGGGAACCGTGGTTCTAATGTtcagattgttttttttttttaattttgatgacATGTCCTatgtaaacttaaatcaaatccTCTTCCTCGTATGCAAGCTTATTTCAATAGAAGTTTTTCGGATATAATCAAACGCTTCCCCTCCGCTAGAGAAACCTTGAATAAGTTCCACTCACGTCTTCCCTCTTTACCCTTTATTTATGGActgcctaaaattcataaagagaATTTTCCACTGCGCCCCAGTCTCCAATTGTAATTCTCCTACAAACCGGTTATCTAAATTTCTCGCGAAACAGTTATCTTCTGTGCTCGGTTCGTTCTCTTCTTCGCACCTTCGTCATAATCAACATTTACATGAAGGTATCAAGAATATTATCCCCGGTAATGACAAATTTATATCGTTTGATGTTTCTTCCCCTTTCACCCATGTTCCTCTTAGACCTACTCTAGATTTCTTAAAACGCAGATTATCATCGCTTAATATTAACTTCGGCATACGATGGACtcttttttgaatttaataattgTCATTATAATTCGAACAGACATTCGGTATCGCTATGGGAAATCCTCTTAGTCCTATTCTCCCTAATTTATTCCTAAaacatgttgaatctgaaatattgcctcTTTTTACTGATATCCACCCTAAAATCTGGCTCAGATATGAAGACTATGTTCTGGCTTTAGTTCCCTTTGACttcaatgttgatatctttctcGTGTATTCAAACTCCTTTTACCCGTCCCTGGCCTTTACGTATGAATGGGAATCCAATAGTAAAATACCTTTCTGgatgtttttatcttttactGTGAGTAAAaggataataggggttcaagccaaaggtcgaagggtcgagctaataaaaaatgaaaaaaaattctcgcacgctcgaacaatttttcattttttactcactcgccccttcaatcTTTAAcctgaacccctattatccctattactcttaaaatattcatatatatgaataacatataaatgaatacttctaaaatcaatttagtaacaaatatttgatattaaaatggagccAGAACGatatcaaactatcaatattacaaataacactggtgttataaatatatactacaagaaatgttctaaatgtgaattagataaattagctataacagaatttagtaagcgtaagattagcaaagatggttttcaatattgctgcaaAACTTGTATTAAGCTATATACTATGCAATATCGAgcagataatagagaagcttataatgattatatgacagaatatatgatataagatataaaacagatcttaattttaaaatgaaacaatgtttaaggtctagattaacacagttattcaacaaagaaacgcattcagaaatactatctaatttattggattgttcagatgaatttctcaaatcatggattatatatcaattcgatgataaaatgaatattaaaaattatggtgattattttcatattgatcacgttttaccaatatctaaatttaacatgagtggtgaatacaataaaaaagtaatttggaattggaagaatttaagacctcttgaaaagaaagaaaatataattaaatctaataaactagatttacagttatatttggatcaactggataaagcaaagaaatttaatgatcaatggaacaatgatccaaataatgaacaatatgttgaATCTTTATTGAGTGGTTAAAGATTgatatatctcaaataaaatataataaaaattacataacttcaactagccattatttctattttatttttttcaaaaatctattatttcttttcaaaaaggaaatactttatattttgataagattCGAATAGAAACTCTTTATTTCAACTAACCTAGTCAATTTAGTATCAATAACTTAACTaactagtatcattttataacacttataatatttttgtcgctttttctctaatataaatgtcaaagaaatcgagtaagaataataccgatattgaaaaaactttaaatgATTTGGGCATTAGTGATTATAAAGATACAGTTTTTCCTAATtgtattcaagttaataataatattgattatgaatactatttgatgtgtaagcatcatcttgagTTACTAATTGCCGGAgggaaatctaaggatttcttggggaaaattttaacttttccagaactagactctatgaaaccagataaagtaatgaaatattttaagatttatgaagagtcaagattagctaaaataaatgattctctTTCTGatggtattataaaatgttattctaaattatgtaaccggataataccaattgatgatgaaaatggattatatagtgatttaaaaaatgactacttagttatgccagaattacaaaaatgggttggatacgcTTCATTTCaacggtgttgtcatatcacggaatcgcggaattttccaaaaacacgagatttcttcatttttactacgGATAGTAACCGTGTTTTTCCACGGGATACCCCTTGTTGGACAATGCACTGGAAGCATGTTTTCACTACCGGTACCTGGTAGGCCTAAGCGATAATCTATTACTATCGTCACTCGATAAACAACGATACTATCAAACGAAAAAATTGGCAATTGAAACACATTATGCATTttcttattatatataaaatggtATCTTTTTTTACTCCGTTATTTGTGAAGAGAAAGCTGTTACATAGTTGCTTCTCCGTGTTGATTCCTTGGGACTGAAAACGTATTATCGGTACTAGACGGCGGCTTCTGTCAAACTAATTTGTTAGGAACCGCAGTACATGTTAAGTCGTAGCACATTTCACATTTGCAGCCATCTAAAACTACATG is a window of Tubulanus polymorphus chromosome 2, tnTubPoly1.2, whole genome shotgun sequence DNA encoding:
- the LOC141898976 gene encoding uncharacterized protein LOC141898976, whose amino-acid sequence is MTYKIKTLTSKRITQLSRDCKLSEKFVDLMSEDDNNDDLALSKTSESLLPHPDMVDKYLLDQDIKCVRRRRQKLAWVHKMRTDDKKREAERIKEKEHKNLMRANPEIRQPERKRELIGKQSQRAIPERYKAERILVNKYRQEQRAIPEKRQVERKRELIGKQLQRAIPERAIPEKRQVERKRELIGKQLQRSTPEKKQAETLYDRNRKKVLRKQPLVLEMERVQKQAQRSYRHIHSLEKTRDRKRKSTLRLSDSFIAYETNMKKQKLLRESLADYTGYEDMKNICLTNYVSVNELEWICLTCSDFIKKNSMPTLSVYNGLYFPQKPNELDLFSLEERLIAPQTICSLPRNWTDTQTLHVQFKRRNEYKSTVHSENVRPAKIQAAFQWLMENSLLYMSLEIQYNPDWFDVENTEVKEYLEEHADTNNSENGITDILSPDNKSKETDGDKFCEIDDTQNNTGNLGTLLIDESDRIISFAPGQNQIPLSIFKDDFAEELAFPTIFCGQKRLPNTARIKPVHYSQICKWELCNVDRRAAMSVPNLFFKTCKLQLQQVSGKVSFAVRRFKTKGKTLKAGDLCKESGHDNFVNLDDGYYIFKTLRNSPAYLESKKKHVFAMIRQLGLPTWFISLSAADTKWVDLLKILGKLIDKTDYSDNDIEAMDWQQRSRLIKSDPVTCARFFDHRVHNFIEHVLKSAHNPIGEIQDMFYRIEMQQRGSAHIHMIVWIKDAPKFGEQSNEEIATWLDQFVSCTSNVLEFDKEFVNLQKHKHSKTCKKYNKPICRFCFPLAPMSHTTILEPFEVSKDKEEKARLDELHLKVTNLLNEDKEGLNMSFSEFLSKLELDNETYLKVISSKLKTAKVFLKRDPCDIRINPYFKKIISAWQANHDLQFVLDPYATAMYIVSYINKSQKGMSPLMERACKEAKEGNMDIRQKVRHIGNKFLNSVEVCAQEAAYLTLGLPLTKSTRAVVFINTSPADERTYLLKSMEDLEHLDPSSSDISYSNIMTDTTTANDYESNLYEDEEQEYMGNEEDFNETENDLTERLKKKCANGMTIVQRKPGGAGVGKSVVIHALYQSLQRYLCSSTGQDFTNMRILLCAPIGNAAFNIKGVTLHKAFALPVSQGKIKDLSPDVLNTYAMKRLQQIKGNKSDFGGVSLIVVGDLFQLQPVFDDWIFNDLKDMYGPLATNLWQKHFFMYELTDIMRQKDDQEFAFLLNRIREGEHTQADVNLIKTRIIEPTQWSKSRELPHLCALNRDVACHNSQTFEMATGQKVIIHAIDAVQGNINSDTKARILKKLSSPSENNNNKTAGLHTEVKLAVGLLYSITVNLAVEDGLTNGVTCTLKHIDYHMQNSNRSSILWVLFYDQQIGIMQRTKYSMFKSNVAENTWTPIFDTKRSFQFSYSQSTGGLSVIRIQFPLAQAAARSVHKAQGSTLSEVCLDLNSRRKWTHLHYVALSRVTKLSGLHLKDFDESKIAVSSDTILQMETLRREKLIKLTYTPVYKLPVFKLIFHNAL